From a single Rutidosis leptorrhynchoides isolate AG116_Rl617_1_P2 chromosome 5, CSIRO_AGI_Rlap_v1, whole genome shotgun sequence genomic region:
- the LOC139847395 gene encoding uncharacterized protein translates to MEDHLILRVDKLDAPQEVDGSGFVQKASSSHVSSVATEKVETEEYDVSGENEPLIQSVECRICQEEDSIKNLEVPCACNGSLKYAHRKCVQRWCNEKRDIICEICHQAYESGYTAPPPQSDDTVIDINGGWTLAGTPLDLNDPRVLAMAAAEHRLLEADYDDYEDNSASGAALCRSVAIILMALLLLRHALTIGDGDSDDDDDATTFFALFVLRAAGFLLPCYIMIWGISLLQRRRQAQEVETLAAADVAFMIQAGQHRGLQVTIAPGPVMAPPPTVIPVPAQIPTREPPQ, encoded by the exons ATGGAAGATCACCTAATTTTACGCGTTGATAAGCTCGATGCGCCTCAGGAAGTGGATGGTTCGGGGTTCGTTCAAAAGGCTTCTAGTAGTCATGTTTCTAGTGTAGCTACGGAGAAAGTGGAAACCGAAGAATACGACGTTTCTGGTGAGAACGAGCCGTTGATTCAGTCGGTTGAATGTCGAATCTGTCAAGAGGAAGATAGTATCAAGAATCTTGAAGTTCCTTGTGCTTGTAATGGGAGTCTCAAG TATGCTCATAGGAAATGTGTTCAGCGGTGGTGCAATGAGAAACGAGATATAATCTGTGAGATTTGTCATCAG GCGTACGAATCTGGTTATACGGCTCCACCACCTCAGTCTGATGACACTGTCATCGATATCAA TGGAGGTTGGACACTAGCTGGTACACCTTTAGACTTGAATGATCCTCGAGTTTTGGCAATGGCGGCGGCTGAACATCGTCTTCTTGAGGCGgattatgatgattatgaagatAACAGCGCCAGTGGAGCTGCATTATGCCGCTCAGTTGCTATCATA TTGATGGCTCTTTTGCTGTTGAGGCATGCTCTGACTATTGGAGATggtgatagtgatgatgatgatgatgctactaCCTTCTTTGCT TTATTCGTGTTGCGGGCTGCCGGGTTTCTCCTTCCTTGCTACATTATGATATGGGGAATTAGTCTATTGCAGCGTCGTAGGCAAGCACAG GAAGTGGAAACACTGGCAGCAGCAGATGTTGCGTTCATGATTCAGGCAGGGCAACATAGAGGCTTACAAGTCACCATTGCACCAGGACCCGTTATGGCACCACCCCCTACGGTCATACCAGTACCCGCCCAAATCCCAACCCGTGAGCCACCACAATAG